The following coding sequences lie in one Leptospira stimsonii genomic window:
- a CDS encoding 5-formyltetrahydrofolate cyclo-ligase, with protein sequence MKLQSRNALRTLLTLMEEREQKDREILLLLKEITADAKKIIAYSPDKWEVKVDPNELGWNSPDKEIYFPKMMDQKLEFLLPETWESGPFGISEPKGTKTLDFHEADLIVVPALGYDDLGYRLGRGAGFYDRTLYEVDPKKLIGLTYEELFPAHFEKEEHDIRVGRVITEKKIYQIV encoded by the coding sequence TTGAAACTACAGTCCCGAAACGCACTTCGAACACTTCTTACCCTCATGGAAGAAAGGGAACAGAAAGATCGAGAAATCCTTCTGCTCTTGAAGGAAATCACCGCCGACGCAAAAAAGATCATCGCGTATTCTCCCGATAAATGGGAGGTCAAAGTGGATCCGAACGAGCTCGGATGGAATTCTCCGGATAAGGAAATTTATTTCCCGAAGATGATGGATCAAAAATTAGAGTTTCTTCTCCCGGAAACTTGGGAATCCGGTCCTTTCGGAATTTCTGAACCGAAGGGAACGAAAACATTGGATTTCCACGAAGCCGACTTAATTGTCGTACCGGCGTTAGGTTATGATGATCTCGGCTACCGTCTTGGACGTGGGGCGGGGTTTTATGACAGAACTCTTTACGAAGTGGATCCGAAAAAATTGATCGGACTTACCTACGAGGAACTCTTTCCGGCGCACTTTGAAAAGGAAGAGCACGACATAAGAGTGGGTCGCGTCATAACGGAGAAAAAAATCTATCAAATCGTCTGA
- a CDS encoding chemotaxis protein CheW: protein MASFDNRQYIESLEAEKTTETQKEYLTFNVEQEIFGIDILKIHEILKPVPITRIPNGEDYILGVINLRGEIIPILDLKQVFGIGYSEIIPSTRIIVVVHEEKRAGILVDTVKQVVKIQQEKISQATDDLTLNYSSLIESVSQADNTLILNLNLSVLIHFEQEAN from the coding sequence ATGGCCTCATTTGATAACCGACAATACATAGAATCCTTGGAAGCGGAAAAAACCACGGAGACCCAAAAAGAATATTTAACGTTCAACGTGGAACAGGAGATTTTCGGAATCGATATTTTAAAGATTCACGAGATCTTAAAACCGGTTCCGATCACAAGAATTCCGAACGGGGAAGATTATATTTTGGGAGTGATTAATCTTAGGGGAGAGATCATTCCGATATTAGATCTGAAACAAGTTTTCGGAATCGGTTACAGTGAAATCATTCCTTCTACTCGGATCATCGTCGTCGTGCACGAAGAAAAACGCGCGGGAATTCTCGTAGATACTGTGAAACAAGTAGTGAAAATTCAACAGGAAAAAATCAGCCAAGCGACCGACGACTTGACTCTCAATTATAGTTCCTTGATCGAATCTGTCAGCCAGGCGGACAACACTCTGATCCTCAATTTGAACCTTTCCGTCCTGATCCACTTTGAACAGGAGGCAAACTAA
- a CDS encoding cell division protein ZapA, protein MEPRRVKVRILGEEYTILGETGEDYIQNLADQVDRKLRELGAGMPGASRQKLAILAALNFADELQQVKETKNDSSSPLPTGTGEIEEKTRKLITMLEEGIIGDL, encoded by the coding sequence ATGGAGCCCCGTAGGGTAAAAGTAAGAATCCTCGGTGAGGAATATACGATCCTCGGCGAAACGGGTGAAGACTATATCCAAAATCTTGCCGATCAGGTCGATCGCAAACTGAGAGAATTGGGAGCAGGGATGCCCGGTGCATCTCGGCAGAAATTAGCAATCTTAGCCGCACTCAATTTTGCGGATGAGCTCCAACAAGTGAAAGAAACCAAAAACGATTCCTCTTCTCCGCTTCCTACGGGGACGGGCGAAATCGAAGAGAAAACTCGCAAGCTGATTACGATGTTGGAAGAAGGAATCATCGGCGATCTTTGA
- a CDS encoding response regulator, with translation MARILVVDDAKFMRTMVKDALTQTGHEIVGEAENGNIAVEQYKSLKPDLVTMDITMREKDGIEAAQEIFKLDAKARIIMVTALGQEDLLAKAIKMGVKDFVVKPFSPERLQQAADKALNS, from the coding sequence ATGGCCAGAATTCTCGTTGTGGATGATGCCAAATTCATGAGAACCATGGTAAAGGATGCGCTCACCCAAACAGGTCACGAGATCGTTGGGGAAGCTGAAAACGGAAATATTGCAGTCGAGCAGTATAAGTCTTTGAAACCGGATTTAGTAACGATGGACATTACCATGCGTGAAAAAGACGGAATCGAAGCCGCTCAGGAAATATTCAAGTTGGATGCGAAAGCGAGAATCATCATGGTTACCGCACTCGGACAAGAAGACCTTTTAGCCAAAGCCATTAAGATGGGAGTAAAGGACTTCGTTGTAAAACCGTTTTCACCCGAAAGACTTCAACAGGCGGCGGACAAAGCTCTCAATTCCTAA
- the rpmI gene encoding 50S ribosomal protein L35 yields the protein MPKLKTNRAAAKRFKFTKNNKIKRKSMNTRHILTKKGPKRRRRLRGLTLVNNSDWKSIVRLMPYGVR from the coding sequence ATGCCCAAGTTGAAGACGAACAGAGCCGCCGCAAAGCGTTTCAAGTTCACAAAGAACAACAAAATCAAACGCAAGAGTATGAATACCCGTCACATCTTGACCAAAAAAGGACCGAAGAGAAGAAGACGTCTTCGCGGTTTGACCCTGGTCAACAATTCTGACTGGAAATCCATCGTCAGATTAATGCCTTACGGAGTAAGATAA
- a CDS encoding protein-glutamate methylesterase/protein-glutamine glutaminase — protein sequence MIPSPVRAVIVDDSLLVRNIISDQIQKDSKIAVVATGKTGVDCIELAEKLHPDIIILDVEMPVMDGLTALSELQKKKIGIPVIMLSVLTQNGAEATFKALEYGAIDFVPKPSSAFQFDPEEIGNILKAKILAYFESKVQIPSHAGLKKVPISTIPSGATSAKKSPVHAICIGTSTGGPRALQEVFSRIPEDISLPILVVQHMPAGFTKAFAMRLNDHAKIKVKEAEDGEPIEAGTGYVAPGDSHLSIQSRAGRKWIALNREAPVNGHRPSIEVLLNSAVEEYKSGLIGVIMTGMGKDGSAAMVKVREAGGSTIAQDEQTSVIYGMNRQAVEMGGVEYIEPVTEIINRIQIILKERGI from the coding sequence ATGATACCCAGCCCGGTTCGCGCGGTCATTGTGGACGATTCTCTCTTAGTGAGAAATATCATCTCCGATCAGATCCAAAAAGATTCGAAGATTGCAGTCGTCGCCACCGGTAAGACCGGTGTGGATTGTATCGAACTCGCGGAAAAATTACATCCCGATATCATCATTCTTGATGTGGAAATGCCCGTCATGGACGGACTCACTGCTCTTAGCGAACTTCAAAAAAAGAAGATCGGTATTCCCGTGATCATGCTTTCGGTTCTGACTCAGAACGGAGCCGAGGCTACGTTCAAAGCATTGGAATACGGTGCAATCGACTTTGTTCCGAAACCTTCGAGCGCGTTTCAATTCGATCCGGAAGAAATCGGAAACATTCTCAAGGCGAAGATTCTCGCGTACTTCGAAAGTAAGGTTCAAATTCCTAGTCATGCAGGACTCAAAAAAGTTCCGATCTCAACGATTCCTTCCGGCGCTACCTCCGCAAAAAAATCTCCCGTCCACGCGATTTGCATCGGAACGTCCACAGGTGGTCCTCGCGCTCTTCAGGAAGTCTTTTCGAGAATTCCGGAGGACATTTCTCTTCCCATTCTTGTCGTTCAACATATGCCCGCGGGTTTTACAAAAGCATTTGCGATGAGACTCAACGATCACGCCAAGATCAAAGTGAAAGAAGCGGAAGATGGAGAACCGATCGAAGCGGGAACCGGTTACGTCGCACCGGGAGACTCGCATCTTTCGATTCAATCGCGCGCTGGGAGGAAATGGATTGCCCTGAACAGGGAAGCTCCTGTAAATGGACACAGACCTTCCATTGAAGTTCTCCTAAACAGCGCGGTTGAAGAATACAAGAGCGGCCTCATCGGTGTGATCATGACCGGAATGGGCAAGGACGGATCTGCGGCTATGGTAAAAGTCCGAGAAGCCGGAGGTTCTACGATCGCGCAGGACGAACAAACTTCCGTAATTTATGGAATGAACCGTCAGGCTGTTGAAATGGGAGGCGTCGAATATATCGAGCCTGTTACTGAAATCATCAATAGGATCCAAATCATTTTGAAAGAGAGAGGAATTTAA
- the rplT gene encoding 50S ribosomal protein L20: MPRAVNGTIHKNRRRRVLKDAKGFRGARSKLYRTAKSAVMKAGQWAYRDRKAKKRDFRKLWIIRINAAARENGLSYSVFMNSLKKLGIDMNRKSLAELAFSDREVFNALVEKIKVAG; this comes from the coding sequence ATGCCTAGAGCAGTCAACGGAACAATCCACAAAAATAGAAGAAGAAGAGTCCTGAAGGACGCCAAAGGATTCCGCGGAGCTCGTTCTAAACTTTACAGAACGGCAAAAAGTGCGGTAATGAAAGCGGGCCAGTGGGCCTATCGCGACCGCAAGGCGAAGAAAAGAGATTTTCGTAAACTCTGGATTATCAGAATTAACGCGGCCGCAAGAGAAAATGGTTTGTCTTATTCCGTATTCATGAATTCCCTTAAGAAACTGGGAATTGACATGAATCGCAAATCCCTTGCAGAGCTGGCTTTTAGCGACCGGGAAGTTTTTAACGCCCTGGTTGAGAAAATCAAAGTAGCCGGATAA
- the infC gene encoding translation initiation factor IF-3, which produces MQRKPSQKSATDKLFNHRINEKITGVSRVRLVSDDGVEIVTFDEALRKAREENLDLVEVSGDQEVHVCKIIDYGKYKFELLKKSKEAKKKQHVINVKEIKIRPRIESHDYDIKKKHAQEFLSKGDKVKVSLRFRGREMMHSDLGMKVVYRMVEDLKEFGSAERDPIQDGKQIVVIINPK; this is translated from the coding sequence ATGCAGAGGAAACCGAGTCAAAAGTCAGCAACTGATAAGCTTTTCAACCACAGGATCAATGAGAAGATCACTGGTGTATCCAGGGTCCGTTTGGTTTCGGATGACGGAGTCGAAATCGTCACTTTCGATGAGGCGCTTCGAAAAGCACGGGAAGAAAATTTAGATCTCGTGGAAGTTTCCGGAGATCAAGAAGTTCATGTTTGCAAGATCATCGACTACGGTAAGTATAAATTCGAGTTACTCAAAAAGAGTAAAGAAGCTAAGAAAAAACAACACGTAATCAACGTAAAAGAAATTAAGATTCGTCCTCGGATCGAAAGTCATGATTACGATATCAAAAAGAAACACGCACAAGAGTTTCTGAGCAAGGGAGACAAAGTAAAAGTAAGTCTCCGGTTTCGCGGAAGGGAGATGATGCACTCCGACCTCGGGATGAAAGTTGTTTATAGAATGGTAGAAGATCTGAAAGAATTCGGTTCCGCGGAAAGAGACCCGATTCAAGACGGTAAGCAGATCGTTGTAATTATTAATCCGAAATAA
- a CDS encoding chemotaxis protein CheW: protein MAGILGEYTELFLEESEDQIEELNANLLRLEADHKNLSIINDIFRAAHSLKSSAAFVGLYNLSDLSHKMENLLQLARDGKIDVKLPLVNLLFQCFDLIKFVIRNVAEGKKIDTPFTEMIQKLDVYEKDPASFNSVSKPPATPSPVEETKQPTPVSETPAPAVAPTSAPVAKGNSLHTLDIQLEAEEARELEDEIRKSGKCLKISVSLGKDSPMKGLRFSLILQNLKNLGVVYKSVPDLEELEKGIDVTSIAILFLTSESIEQVRHAANVDMVEFLDVQEYVPDVQEETAVSSFKMDDDMAASESRVTLKSIKVSSDKLDQLMNNVGELIITNSGFQRIYDDLVRIFGEDQLFSDLKSRIDLINRISKELQSGIMNIRMVQISTVFRRFSRLVRDLSLETGKKVNLVLNGESTELDKKVIDALGEPLLHLLRNSVDHGIETPAERLAAGKSEVGTVELNAYQGGSNIMVEIRDDGRGLDSDKILRKAIEKGLIGATEAGNLTEQDIFQFIFQAGFSTADKITDISGRGVGMNVVNNLIQEFKGKILINSAKGQGTSFVLSFPQALAIIPSILVLMEEEVYAFPLSEVNETIKIHNDQITTLEGNEIINLRGEVLPIYRLNRIIGLQDKTDREEFPVVIVQYKGRKLGFMVDELVGKHETVIKSLEKNFKNVHGLTGASIMGDGTIIMVLDIPGIVEIASELEDSDAVVHYHLETMQRISSIHSADREEELYIQKTTNPTNVYNHKLHEITNRERLKKKKTERSRDTKRVVVEKEEVYREEKELAAALSVEMKAPIERQIPPSSSPDSPSTPTPPTITSYSSDPPSAPKKPFVSSEDEYRSHITDIALDQSASAEEQKRAKAIIDSFLTQKKERTMSVAPSKDFKGALSKEELKKLENVVNTGMMNAGMVLSQLLKKNIDLFIPEINMNDRDGLAEEIRFSEDHFYGLKIRMNGDLNGNLLMMFSRENAGNLARELLGSEPIPGEGLNDDAKSVLSEISNIVCSSVMNSISNKAKATVMPSVPEFLEGTFMQVLDVVKPERTKFLSMLTEFNHEGNDLLGVLLFLPDFDELIELLPRF, encoded by the coding sequence ATGGCTGGAATTCTCGGTGAATACACGGAACTCTTCTTAGAGGAATCCGAAGATCAAATCGAAGAACTAAACGCGAATCTTCTCCGATTAGAAGCGGATCATAAGAATCTTTCGATCATCAACGATATTTTCCGCGCGGCCCATTCTTTGAAAAGTTCCGCCGCCTTCGTCGGTCTTTATAATCTTTCCGATCTTTCTCATAAAATGGAGAATCTTCTTCAACTTGCGAGAGACGGTAAAATAGACGTTAAACTTCCTCTCGTAAATCTTCTCTTTCAGTGTTTTGATTTGATCAAGTTCGTGATTCGTAACGTCGCGGAAGGAAAAAAAATCGATACTCCGTTTACGGAGATGATTCAAAAATTGGACGTCTACGAAAAAGATCCCGCGTCTTTCAATAGCGTTTCCAAACCACCGGCGACTCCTTCTCCGGTTGAAGAAACAAAACAACCGACTCCGGTTTCGGAAACTCCCGCTCCCGCAGTTGCTCCGACTTCGGCGCCCGTTGCGAAAGGAAATTCTCTCCATACTCTCGACATTCAGTTGGAGGCGGAAGAAGCCAGAGAACTCGAAGACGAGATTCGCAAATCGGGAAAATGTCTGAAGATTTCCGTATCCTTGGGAAAAGATTCTCCGATGAAAGGGCTTCGTTTTTCTTTGATTCTTCAGAACTTAAAAAATTTAGGAGTCGTCTACAAATCCGTTCCCGATTTAGAAGAATTGGAGAAAGGAATCGACGTTACTTCGATCGCAATTTTATTCTTAACCTCCGAATCGATCGAACAGGTCCGTCATGCGGCTAACGTCGATATGGTGGAATTCCTCGACGTTCAGGAATACGTTCCGGACGTTCAGGAAGAAACCGCGGTTTCTAGTTTCAAGATGGACGACGACATGGCGGCGTCCGAATCCAGAGTTACATTAAAAAGTATTAAGGTCTCTTCCGATAAACTGGATCAACTCATGAACAACGTAGGGGAGTTGATCATCACAAACTCCGGTTTTCAGAGGATCTACGACGACCTGGTTCGTATCTTCGGTGAAGATCAGTTGTTCAGCGATCTCAAATCCAGAATCGATCTGATCAATCGTATTTCCAAAGAACTTCAATCGGGAATCATGAACATTCGTATGGTTCAGATTTCGACCGTCTTCAGAAGATTCTCCAGACTCGTCAGGGATCTTTCTCTGGAGACCGGTAAAAAAGTGAACCTGGTTCTGAACGGAGAATCCACCGAACTCGACAAAAAAGTCATCGACGCGTTAGGCGAACCCTTGCTCCACCTTCTTCGTAATTCCGTGGATCATGGGATCGAAACTCCTGCGGAACGATTGGCCGCCGGTAAGTCCGAGGTCGGTACGGTGGAACTCAATGCCTACCAAGGTGGTAGCAATATTATGGTCGAGATCCGAGACGATGGACGCGGTCTGGACTCCGACAAAATTCTTCGCAAGGCGATCGAAAAAGGTCTGATCGGTGCCACCGAAGCCGGCAATCTTACGGAACAGGATATCTTTCAGTTCATCTTCCAAGCCGGATTCTCCACCGCCGATAAGATCACGGACATCTCCGGTCGCGGCGTCGGTATGAACGTCGTCAACAATCTCATTCAGGAATTCAAAGGTAAGATTCTTATCAACAGCGCGAAAGGACAGGGGACTTCCTTTGTTCTTTCTTTCCCGCAAGCGCTCGCGATCATTCCTTCCATCCTCGTTCTTATGGAAGAAGAAGTTTATGCGTTTCCTCTTTCGGAAGTCAACGAGACGATCAAGATTCACAACGATCAGATCACGACTCTCGAAGGAAACGAGATCATCAACCTTCGCGGTGAAGTCCTTCCGATTTACAGACTCAATCGAATCATCGGACTTCAGGATAAAACCGATCGTGAAGAATTTCCAGTGGTCATCGTTCAATACAAGGGAAGAAAGCTGGGCTTTATGGTCGATGAACTTGTCGGCAAACACGAGACCGTCATCAAATCCCTCGAGAAGAATTTTAAAAACGTCCACGGCCTTACGGGCGCTTCCATCATGGGTGACGGAACGATCATCATGGTCCTGGACATTCCTGGGATCGTGGAAATCGCTTCCGAACTCGAAGATTCGGACGCGGTCGTTCACTACCATCTCGAGACGATGCAAAGAATCAGTTCGATTCATTCCGCGGATCGGGAAGAAGAACTTTATATTCAAAAAACGACGAATCCTACGAACGTCTACAATCACAAACTTCACGAGATTACGAATCGGGAACGTCTGAAAAAGAAAAAGACCGAAAGATCGCGCGATACCAAACGTGTCGTCGTGGAAAAAGAAGAAGTCTATCGCGAAGAGAAAGAATTGGCCGCGGCTCTCAGCGTGGAAATGAAAGCCCCGATCGAAAGACAGATCCCGCCTTCGAGTAGTCCGGATTCTCCTTCGACTCCGACGCCACCTACGATCACTTCGTATTCTTCCGATCCTCCGTCCGCTCCGAAAAAACCGTTCGTTTCTTCGGAAGACGAATACCGTTCTCATATCACGGACATCGCCCTCGATCAGTCTGCGAGTGCGGAAGAACAAAAACGCGCAAAAGCGATCATCGACAGTTTTTTAACCCAGAAAAAGGAAAGAACGATGTCAGTCGCTCCTTCTAAAGATTTCAAGGGCGCACTTTCCAAAGAAGAACTCAAAAAATTGGAGAATGTGGTCAACACCGGAATGATGAATGCCGGTATGGTTCTTTCCCAACTTTTGAAAAAGAACATCGATCTTTTTATTCCGGAAATCAACATGAACGATCGGGACGGTCTCGCGGAAGAGATTCGTTTTTCAGAAGATCATTTCTACGGGTTAAAAATCCGCATGAACGGCGATCTCAACGGAAACCTTCTCATGATGTTCTCTCGTGAAAACGCGGGCAATCTCGCACGGGAACTCCTCGGTTCGGAACCGATTCCCGGCGAAGGTCTGAACGACGACGCAAAGTCTGTCTTGAGCGAAATCTCAAACATCGTCTGTTCTTCCGTCATGAACTCCATCTCGAACAAAGCGAAAGCAACGGTGATGCCTTCTGTTCCTGAATTCTTAGAAGGAACCTTTATGCAGGTTTTGGACGTCGTAAAACCGGAAAGAACAAAATTCTTAAGTATGCTTACCGAGTTCAATCACGAGGGGAATGATCTTTTGGGAGTTCTCCTCTTTCTTCCGGATTTCGACGAACTGATCGAGTTGCTTCCGAGGTTCTGA
- the thrS gene encoding threonine--tRNA ligase, producing MYRLTLPDQSVKEIAEGSTFRDFIEKELPFLKNKALAVRLGGTDIQDLSRTVTADATIEVLTYSEKDGWETFQHSAAHLLGMAVQTLYKNAKLTVGPVIESGPGFFYYDIDFGGTVLTPEDLPKIEAEMEKIVKADHTVWRKVVSKKEAVETFEKLGENYKIELVGQIPGENVSIYGMGEWFDLCLGPHVPNSGVLKSFKLTAISGAYWKANKDNAMLTRIYGVAFPSKKELDQYLFQIEEAKKRDHRKIGKEMDLFSFQKEGPGFPFWHPKGTILWNALAEYLRGECNKRGYQEIKTPAVLSSELWKKSGHWDNFHENMYFTDIDEEDYALKPMNCPGCSLIYKHHLHSYRELPLRFAEFGSVHRHELHGVLHGLFRVRAFTQDDSHIYAPLEFLESEVMDIIDFTFTVYKKFGFSEFKTFIATRPEKSQGRDEDWEYATNSLKASLEKKGIPYAIKEGEGAFYGPKIEFNIKDSIGRLWQCGTIQVDFSMPERFDLDYTDSDGQKKRPVMIHRAIYGSLERFIGILIEHYEGKFPLWISPNQVRILTVTEKVTDYAKEVYRELVDAGIRVELDTRNEKIGAKIRDSILKKANYLLVLGEKELESGTIAVRKLGQEETKTLTRSGFISNLLEEIKAS from the coding sequence ATGTATAGGCTTACACTGCCCGATCAATCCGTTAAGGAAATCGCCGAAGGTTCTACCTTTCGTGACTTCATCGAAAAAGAATTACCGTTCTTAAAAAACAAAGCGCTCGCTGTACGACTGGGCGGCACGGATATCCAGGACTTATCCCGAACGGTAACAGCGGACGCAACGATCGAAGTATTGACTTATTCGGAAAAAGACGGATGGGAAACCTTTCAACATTCCGCCGCGCACTTATTAGGAATGGCGGTTCAGACTTTATATAAGAATGCGAAACTCACGGTCGGCCCCGTCATTGAGAGTGGTCCCGGATTTTTTTATTACGACATCGACTTCGGTGGAACCGTTCTTACTCCGGAAGACCTTCCTAAAATCGAAGCCGAGATGGAGAAGATCGTAAAAGCCGATCATACCGTTTGGAGAAAGGTCGTCTCGAAAAAAGAAGCCGTCGAAACGTTCGAAAAGCTCGGGGAAAACTATAAGATCGAACTCGTGGGACAAATTCCCGGAGAGAACGTTTCCATCTACGGAATGGGAGAATGGTTCGATCTTTGCCTTGGACCGCACGTTCCGAATTCGGGAGTATTGAAGTCGTTTAAACTGACCGCAATTTCGGGCGCGTATTGGAAGGCGAACAAAGACAATGCGATGCTCACTCGGATCTACGGGGTCGCATTTCCTTCCAAAAAAGAATTGGATCAGTATCTCTTTCAGATCGAAGAAGCGAAGAAGAGAGATCACAGAAAGATCGGAAAAGAGATGGATCTTTTTTCTTTTCAGAAAGAAGGCCCCGGATTTCCGTTCTGGCATCCGAAAGGAACGATTCTCTGGAACGCGCTTGCGGAATATCTCAGAGGAGAATGTAACAAAAGGGGTTATCAAGAAATCAAAACTCCCGCGGTTCTTTCCTCCGAGCTCTGGAAAAAATCGGGTCACTGGGATAACTTTCACGAGAACATGTATTTCACGGATATCGACGAGGAAGACTACGCTCTCAAGCCGATGAACTGTCCGGGATGTTCTCTCATCTACAAACACCATCTTCATTCTTATCGCGAACTTCCTCTTCGTTTTGCGGAATTCGGAAGTGTACATCGTCACGAGTTACACGGAGTTCTCCATGGACTTTTTAGAGTGAGGGCTTTCACACAAGACGATTCTCATATCTATGCGCCTCTCGAATTCTTAGAATCCGAAGTGATGGATATCATCGACTTTACGTTTACCGTATATAAGAAATTTGGATTTTCGGAATTTAAGACCTTCATCGCGACAAGACCCGAGAAGTCGCAAGGCAGAGACGAGGACTGGGAATATGCAACGAACAGCCTCAAAGCATCTTTAGAGAAAAAAGGAATTCCATACGCGATCAAAGAAGGAGAAGGCGCTTTTTACGGACCAAAAATCGAATTCAACATCAAGGATTCGATCGGAAGGCTCTGGCAGTGCGGAACGATCCAGGTCGATTTTTCCATGCCCGAACGATTCGATCTGGATTATACGGATAGCGACGGTCAGAAAAAAAGACCGGTTATGATTCACAGAGCGATCTACGGTTCTTTGGAAAGATTCATCGGGATTTTGATCGAACACTACGAAGGAAAATTTCCTCTCTGGATATCTCCAAACCAGGTAAGAATTTTGACGGTCACCGAAAAGGTAACCGACTACGCGAAAGAAGTCTATCGCGAGTTAGTCGATGCGGGGATCCGAGTGGAATTGGATACGAGAAACGAAAAGATCGGCGCTAAGATTCGAGATTCTATTCTGAAAAAGGCCAACTATCTTCTCGTCTTAGGAGAAAAAGAGTTGGAATCGGGAACGATCGCGGTTCGGAAACTTGGTCAGGAAGAAACCAAAACTCTAACCCGTTCCGGTTTTATTTCCAATCTCTTAGAGGAAATCAAGGCGAGCTGA
- the carA gene encoding glutamine-hydrolyzing carbamoyl-phosphate synthase small subunit, producing MKAFLVLDNGTVIEGESFGYEAESVGEVVFNTSLAGYQEILTDPSYCNQIITLTYPMIGNYGIHPDNMESSKIQASGLIVKEYVDRPSNYKSQKTLSQFLKEYKVPGIQGIDTRKLTRFIRTNGSPNGGIFIAPEYSPSFLEKVKSFPGIINADLAKVVTTSSKYIFGTHTGKKYKLAVYDYGVKTNILRLLDASGFAVTVYPALTKAEDIMKEGTDAFFLSNGPGDPAPLDYAIEATKKIMEKGYPLFGICLGHQIIGLSLGKKTEKMKFGHRGGNQPVQDLSTRKVEITSQNHGFAVIDDHNVEEPVSFLNLNDNTVEGILKSGYPLLTVQYHPESAPGPNDSRYLFQKFYDLVETTKKGV from the coding sequence ATGAAAGCGTTCTTGGTTCTCGATAATGGTACGGTCATCGAGGGAGAATCCTTCGGTTATGAAGCGGAATCCGTCGGTGAGGTTGTCTTCAACACTTCCTTGGCGGGCTATCAAGAGATCCTAACGGATCCATCCTACTGCAATCAGATCATCACCCTCACCTATCCGATGATCGGAAATTACGGAATTCATCCGGACAATATGGAATCTTCCAAGATTCAGGCGAGCGGCTTGATCGTAAAAGAATACGTCGATCGACCTTCGAATTATAAATCCCAAAAAACACTCTCTCAATTCTTAAAAGAATACAAGGTTCCCGGAATCCAAGGAATCGATACGAGAAAGTTGACCCGTTTTATAAGAACGAACGGATCGCCGAACGGTGGAATTTTTATCGCACCAGAATATTCTCCTTCCTTTTTGGAAAAGGTTAAATCCTTTCCTGGAATCATCAACGCCGACCTTGCGAAGGTCGTAACGACTTCCAGCAAATATATCTTCGGAACTCATACGGGAAAAAAATACAAACTCGCGGTCTACGACTACGGAGTGAAGACCAATATTCTTCGCCTTCTCGACGCGAGCGGCTTTGCGGTGACCGTCTATCCTGCGCTAACGAAAGCGGAGGATATTATGAAGGAAGGAACGGACGCATTCTTTCTTTCCAACGGTCCGGGAGATCCCGCACCCTTGGATTATGCGATCGAAGCGACGAAGAAGATCATGGAAAAAGGATATCCTCTTTTTGGGATCTGCCTCGGTCATCAGATCATCGGACTTTCTCTCGGAAAAAAAACCGAGAAGATGAAGTTCGGACACAGAGGCGGAAATCAACCGGTTCAGGATCTATCGACAAGAAAAGTGGAGATCACATCGCAAAATCACGGTTTTGCGGTGATCGACGATCACAATGTGGAAGAACCCGTATCCTTTCTCAATCTAAACGACAACACAGTGGAAGGAATTCTAAAATCAGGTTATCCTTTACTCACGGTGCAGTATCACCCGGAAAGCGCGCCAGGACCGAACGATTCCCGATATCTCTTTCAGAAATTTTACGATCTCGTTGAAACTACAAAAAAAGGTGTATAA